The window GCGATGAGAAATCAGACGTACACACGTATACACAGTACGCACACGTACAAATAAGAGGAAAAGACACACAGAGACACGGATACACACGTAcaaacacatacatacacaccgTATGCTTAGAGTTTAGTAGCGATTTATAGACGATAAGCGATAGAGTAATTTAAACTGATCATTGCTATCGATGACTATTATTGACATAAGAGTACATTTAGACGAAAAATATGTTATTAAGTAAGATGTAATTGTCCTTTGTGAATATACATAAGAGAGAAATGAGAAATACAAGAAACTTTTATGATAAAAAGAGGACTTGATCATTTTTCGTATTTCGTGTAACCATTCGTCGAGAAACGAAATAAGACAGAATGAatgcaaaatgaaaaaaagaaggaaaagaattattttaatgttttcgcGCGTAGTTAAATGATCAACAACATGTACACATATTTTTGGACAGTTCTGTTGATCATTCGTGTACATGTTTAGGAGATATTATAAAAGCATTGAGAAGAGTCCATCCTACAGATACGTGtgaatgtaataaatttataatgaatttcTTTTACATACGATACGTGCCGATcattaaattgatataaaagATCATTTCAAACGATGTATAAGAACGATGACAATTTAGTTGAATCCGCGGTAAAAAAAAAGACCAGATATCGATCGATATTTCTCTCATCAATGTTAAATGTTCATTTGATTGATTGAGATTAATATAATCGATCAATTTGCTTCGATGCATCCATGGAATCAGATACTTGTATTCGCTCACATATAACTCATCGCATGTCATTTTCTACACGATCATTTCtcttatttattgtaataaaattgcttTTTCCATATAGTAAAGAATATGTAGAAGTTGGAAAAAAATTCGCTACGCAGATTCGATAAACAGAAGCATTAATCATGCATATCATGGtacaataaaaatgttatgTATTTAACACAAGTGTTAAATGAATTGTACTCACCGAATGACCCTATTCTCTCTAGACTCTTAAATTGATTGATTTGTGATAGCAAAGTGATTTAATTTTCAAAGCGTTTATCGCGTTTAGAGAACGTTCAAACTTTTTAACTGAACACGACTATTTTCCGATCACATAAATCGATCAATTAAATCGATCATTACAGTATTACTGCTAGTTTCCCGATAGTAGCCGAAATTCAACAATTTGAGTTTTTCTATATGAAAACCACTCCTCTAATAGATGTATTGATAGTGTTAAATATCAATGATTATAAATACTGTCGAGatttttttaacattgtaaCTAACACTTCTACTTACAAACACGCGTCAACAAAATACAGACTTTGCTAATCAAAACAATTTAATTACACTTACATCAAATACTTTTCGTTAAATTAACACTATGTGAAACTGCTAAATATTCGAACTATCCATATCTACAGAaagcgaaatgaaaatttagcgGTAAATTAGAAagctatattatacataatttaatattttatgtttcatttaCCATCTGATGAAAAGCGTGAAATTGAAGATGGTGAGccatattttcaatatatacatacattcatTGAATGTACCCGTTTAAGAATAAGGTCGCAATATTGATTTCAATTTTGATGTCAAGCATTGTAAAATACGTTGAGTTCGTCTTACAACAAATTTCCACGTTATCAATAGATGTCAGAAGTACAATAcacattatataaatttcatggaatttgttttattataataaaatttgttacattCATAATATCAATAGTTTCTTTTTGCTGTGCACTTTTTAATAACATCAATTAATATATAAACTTATAAGCgaaaagataatgtcaataactATCACAAAACAGTTACTGCAagcaaatattatatattcaaggAATCATCATTTACTTATTTTCTCCAGTAGATAATAAATGTAATTCAGGGCCTTGAGATTGTGttacatttgaatttttcattttggtTTCCAATTCTAAAATAATATGCCTAATTCCAGGCATCCATGCACTACACAGACTAGCATGTTCCATCATTAATGAAACATGTATCTCATCagcttttttaatatttccctCTCGTAAAGCTGGAAACAAATTTTCCATTGATCTTCTACCACTAGAAAAAATAATGCATTTAAGGAATAATTAGCCACAAAACTAACCTGTAGACAAATCTAAAACATTCTTGTATATCACATTGTTTAATTTATCTTCAAGCCATACAGTTTTCAATATGTCTAATCTCTTCTTTACCTCCTTAATTCTACCATTTTCCAATATATGCTCACTAATTACtgtttccaaatttttcaaaaCGTTGTTTAAGGCTTCCTCTTTATCAATCACTATATTCTTTCCTTCTACATTTTTGTTTGAAGGACATAACAATGGAGGATGTGGAGCTGTTAATTGATCAGTCCTACCCTGTACATGTGGTGGCATGTTTAATGGCTTGTTTATAGAAGATTGTTTATCTACAGCTTGTATAGATCCCATTGGAAATGCTACCCTCTTGTTCAATACTCGCTTAGTAGGTGTTGTAGAACTTTGTCCAGTACAATATATCCATTTCGGAGGATCGTTCCATCCAGGGTCATGACCTAATAAAACTTTTTGCATAGAGCGGTTCTGAtctgcaaaataaaattacataaagatAATGAGACATATTACTAAACATATTTCTGTATCATACacattattattgtttatattaaatattacagagAAATAACTAAATACATATGTCAAAGTATCTATATTACTTGTTTCCTTTTCGCTCATCTGTGATTGTAATGTTATGGAATTCTATATTGAAGGAAATGTCAAAAGAAAACGATAAATAGAGTAGAACTGATTTAGGATTAGTATTAACGTTAAATTTGATAAGCACACTTATAAACTGTTATAAGCGTATTTACTTATACAGTATGATCGTAAACATATTAACGTTGAATAAGTATAAAATAGACTTGATGATATGACATTATATGAGATTTTATATCAAACGTTCTGTAATACCGACTTCGAAAAAATCCTGTGGAAACTTCCCTCACCCTGCCACCAGGGGTCTACAGCAATAGTGAGCAATTTGGTTAGTTTTTCAAACTTTAATATATCAAAAAGTGCTTTTTACATGAGTAAAATGTTACAAAAGAAATGTCGCAaagcattataaatatttttaattttatcttagGATTAGACCTACCTTTAATTTAACAAAAACTCCAGAAAACTTCATCTTTTCCATTCTGCGATTCGCCTAAAGCTAAACCGATGAAGTTGTCGATGAAGAGCATTTTTTctgatttcgatgattttggaACATGTCATAAGGTTCGACATTTTCAACAACTGTTATTTGTACATATAACCGGTGGTTGTCTTTAGTTTTCGAattctatacaaaaatatccCACCGCTCGGCCTTAGTTTTCAAGCTGAGTTGGGTTAACAGTACTATTAATTCAGCCGCCTCACAACAGCCGGATTAATACTGATACTATAACCCAACTTAATTTATGTTGTTTGAGTTAGGGTTAGATTTAACTCTAGTGGGCAAttcgtgaaataaaaatgacgaGGTTTTTTGAGATTTTCCCTAGAGTGAGGTTAATTTTAGGTTTAGTTCTaaagtaaaattgaaaatatctatGAACTCTATATTATGTAAATCTAAGTTTATTTAAACAACATTCTTTTGTACTATATGAAATACTGCATCTTTATTTTAAATGCGTTGGAAAAGTTTATGAAAAAAGTAGTTTAATTTACATCTTTTACTTTCAATATCTGGTGGCATTAAATGTAAAAATCTAATAAATCGATCATAGCGTTATGACTAACGGCCAATGTATAAACTACACCTTTGGAaccttttttaatttatttattattattacaatattattattacaatatcttttcattattcattattattataatattttaatatatacatataaacatcTACTTATGCTTAATATTACTTAGGATATATtgctttatatacatatacgtacatacatataaaacgCAAAGTATTTTTATGTTTGTTCGCTTATAACTAAAGAGCTACCGATCCAATTTAGATTGCGTTTGCAGCATTTGATAAAGAATGTGATTTAGTCGAAATGGCACTATTTATTATCTCAAGTCTCCAAGCGATAAAAGAAAACACCAAAAAATTTAGAATGAATAAGTTACACATTCATTGGTGACGCAACGGCAAGGGATAGCCCGAACAGACCGATCGTCATTCTTCGGCTGTACTCGGAATAGGTTCGAATGTTGTATGCGATAGTAGGGAACATGAGACACGTCTTACGTGCTTACATCTTGCAACTAGGATAAAAATAATCACAGTCTTATTTTCGCCGGAACGGGCattcataataatttttattaaaatacataattcttatgcttctttatttattatatatataaacaaggCCCAAGGACAAGCATTAAAATACTCAGCTGTAGGTTCACGGTACAAACGTTTCTCTCGCGGCCAACTCTAAGAAGCCTATTTATGATTCAATAATGTGAATAATCTGACGCTGTTGCTTGAAGACAACGCGACAAAAAAGAttgtatataaagaaatattttaatatgattattaaatacataatttcctttaaataattcttatctattttcttttcgttttgacTTATTTTTTGCAATATTAACATCTATCTAAAAATTCAATTACTAAAGACATATATCTGGATAAGGACagatatatttgtattataatatatataatatatatattatattatatattttatattatataatataataataatatatgtaaatgatATCTCTCTggcgatattacaatataactttgtttgtttaatttataaacattacttttacgaaattaatttattttaatttaatttaatataacattataattatattaataataaaagtgtGTAGTATTTAATACGAGCTAAATATCATTGATCAATTACAAAATAGTGATTGTATATCTACTGTTGCTACTCATAAATCGAGTGTTGTAAAGCTCCTAGTTAATTATTCAATATCAACTAACATgcaagtgaaactattgataagttTAATACGCTAATGTAATATAATGCGGATTACGATTTCAATCTATTTAGTTGAAACTTTTACCGCGAAGAAACATAATCATGAAGTTGTTCTGCCCTTCTAATATTTACCAAGAATCTTGGTTATTGTTGAGTATAACGAAATTATTAGGTAagaaattgattaaataataaaaattataaaataaattatcagaaaatataagattataaaaattattttaaagaaagaattatattatttttttttaatttactttcatATCAGGTTTTGAATATCTTTTCTTTACAGGTTTATATCCTATCAAATTTTTCAGAATTGcatttccaaattatttatatgtatctatacTAGTGGCGCTTTATTGGTTTTGTCATTGGcagtttttatattatatatttgacaTGTTTGATAAATTTCGTTCTATAAATGACACGTTTTTACTTAGATATGTTCGAGTTTACTTAAATGTACTTTCGTatcctataataataatttcaagtaTGTACAAATGCTCAAAAGTAAAAGAAGCATTCGAACAGTTAGATACCGTTGATGAAAGCGCAAAGTTCTTAAATATAGAGATCGATCATTCTTTATGTATGAAAAATGATATTGTTAGAATAACTACTGCGATATTTGTAGTACTAACTTGTAATTTAATGGATTACTATGGATTATTGGATAACGATTCAAGCTTTATATATCTTCTTATATGGGTAATTGATAGATTACCCGATTTTGTTTGCGTAATAGTAATATGTTCTTTTActgtatttatgtataaaattgaGATTagatttatacaaataaatacgatattaaatattattacaaaaggAAAACATTTCATTTCTATCTCTGAGATGTCCGATATGAACAATGGTATGTTTCTATTGTAATAGACATTTTtgcaaattattttacattaaaacGAATGGTTTATGTTGAAATTTAGTTTCCAGatatagattattaaaatgGCTTCGATTCGAATTACACAAAACAATGTCACTTTTAAATGAAGCATATAGTTTTCGATTCAAACTCATGACAATAATATACATTGGATATATATGTCTACATGTGTGTATCATCTATAACCATACTTTTAACACATTTTATGCACCTGATGTGATACTGAGTTTTACATGGAGCACCATTGATTTAATCAAACTTGTCTACTTAATTCATATATATGGCAATCTAACGCTAgaggtaatttaaaaatattattgttcataTAAGTTAATTACATTTCCTtgttatattttgatttttcagcataattaaaggaataaataaataaaaatatgtattaaactTTATCctcaaataaatttcaaatattttataagaatagtaatcttaacaattttttaaattcatgcgCTTGTATAGATACCAACTGATTAACAATAAAGTTACAAAGCACACCATCTTTTATTAAAGAAGTGGAAATATTCAACCAGTTACTCGTCGTTCACCGCTTATTCAACTATTTCAGTaattctattataataataaatacatggTGGAACAAAATATATTCGTATTTTTACTTAAATGTCCTCTTTACAAtgttctaattttttattatgacGTGTCTCGTCAGCGTGCATTAAGCGCATGCGCAATGCCACCTTACGTGGCATCGGCAGCAGTCACTATTGCagcgaaatatattttcttcatttagTGTAAACATTTGTGGAAATATTAACTTTTGTTATGGTTCAAGTACGTTTAATGACATAACGTaagtaatttatattacaaaaacaTCTTGTGAATTACTCATTCGAAAGACTCGTTTATAAGCATTACTCTGTGCAAAATGGCTTATTCTATTTTGCTACTCTAAAGTaacatttgttaataatttaccACATAGACTGAAGGTCATTAAGTAATGAGCGTATAAGATTCATTTAAAATCAACGTCCAATATGATGTACGACAATcacatatttaattttgtataggTTATCTTATGTCTGTCAATATGTAGCATATTTTGAATGTCTATCTTTAATTTATGAATTTGTAATTGTGCTATGGAATGTGTCACTTATAACATTACGCAATCTTATTTTATGCATTAAAGTTATATGTTTCATAAATATAAgtctgtttattatttttagaaaatttaatttttcatgtaTGCTTTAGAGACATTAAAAAACTTACGTGTTAGAAAATGACTTAATTCGGTTTTTAATAATGATGAGATCATGTATTCtctgaaataattaaagtttttgagataattaaaatagtaaaattatagtataaagaaaaacatttacaaaaataatttgttcTCTTTTTAGGATCAAAAATGAATCCACAATATATACAGCAACAACAGtcacaacaacaacagcaacagtcACAACAGCAACCTAGTTATTTCTCTGGTCCTCCAACTTCATCTCCATATGGAGAAGTAAATTCTAATGTTCCATCAAATATGTTAAAAAGACCCCCAATGAATTCACAATTATATGCTTCTCAAAAAACAATGCAAGGACCTTCTCTTACTAATTTACATCAACCTCAAGCACCATATTATGTGAATAATATACAAACACAAGGTAATATGatttattcttattcttctttgttagaatatatttatttttataacaaaataacttTTGTTTAGGAAATACTCAATATGAATTATCTACAAACAATCCACATATACCACCTCCAGGAAGTCAAAATAATATAGTTAATCAAATGTCAAATATGTCTTTGGGAGATCAACAAAGACCACCATCTGTGGTAATTATACAGTTTATATATGACATGAACATACTTATAAAGTACTTGAtgcattaattttcatttcatatcaCAGCAAAATTTCCCTCCACCACCTTTACCTGGAAAGAGCAGTCCAACAATATCTACACCTTCAAATGTGAAtggttttaataatttattagaaacatCATCGGGGAGTGGTAAGAATAAAAAACTCAATTAACATTCACTaaagttaatagaaaattaaatttcttttactttaacaGGTTCCACAGGGCAAACTGATCCTGGTGGAAAATCTGGATCAGCTATTTCTGGACAGAATGTGCAAGAGCAAAAAGCAGCTTTAAAAGCTTCTACACCACAGCTTACTGGTCTTCCATTTTCAGGACCTTCTACAGGGACTACTTCTAGCCATTATTATGCTGGACAAACTTTGCAATCTGAACAAGCATTTAATGCAGGATTGTCTTTAAATCAACATCAACCTGGTCAAATGAACGTTACTGATACATCTGAACAATCGAATTTTCCCAAGCCACCAATGGGGCAAAGATCTACAGTTCCACCATTACAGGGGCAACAAAATGTATCTAGTTTATCTTTAACTGGGCAGCAAAATCTCTCTAACCCAATAATACCGGGTCAAACAAATATATCAGAGCCTCCATTATCAAATCAACAAATACATAACAACATGCTCATGCAAGGTACACATGGACAACAAAATTTAATAGGGCCACCAAAACAAAATTTGTCAAATCCACTGTCACAAACTCAACAAACATTGTCTGGTCCTCCTATCTCTACACCACCCTTACCAGGACAACATTATTCTTCATTACAAGGGCAACAAAAATCTGGTCATTCCTTTGGTCCTTCGCAAATGAATCAACAGAACATACATCCACCTCCAATACCAGGCCAACAAAGTGGTGCCCCACCTTCATTAACAACTCAACAGGGCTTTAATAGGCCACCATTATTAGGACaacaaaatttaccaaattcaCAAATGCCACCTCCATTACCTGGCCAACCAATGGGACAGATGATAAATTCTGGTACAAGTTTACCACAATCTGGGCAAAGACCATACACATCTGGACCACCAATGCAAGGACAACATATGGGAAATCCTGTAGGAGTTAGTCGTAGCTCACCCAATGCAATGCCAAACTATCAGCATACAGGATATCAAGGCTATAATAATGTACGTTGTTTctgcaaataataattattaaaattactaaaaGTTATCTATTATAAATCTCTTTTCTTGTTTTAGGATATGTATAATGCTCAAAGAGGTTCATATCCAGGTATTTCACCAGGTGTAACGAGTGGATATCAGCCAGGTATGCAACCACAACAAAGTAGACGTTTAGATCCTGAACAAATGCCAAGTCCGGTAAGAAATTAGATATGAAATTGTTATAACTTACAGTTTGGTTCTTTAAGATAAcctcaaatatatttttaaagattcAAGTAATTCAAGATGATCAACGCGTAAAAGGTGGTGTATTCTTAACAAATCAAAAGGGATTGGTTCCGCCATTAGTAACCACCAAATTCATAACACAGGATCAAGGAAATGCATCGCCTAGATATATCAGATCTACTATGTATACTGTTCCTACCACAGCAGATATTATAAAACAAGTACGTTGAATAATTTATGTGTACGTGAAATCGTTAACTTAAGTTTATACAGgactcaaaataattttcctttcCAGACGAATGTTCCATTTGGTCTAATAGTAAGTCCAATGGCTCGTATAGCGGAAGGAGAATACGAACCACCTATTGTAGATATGGGTGAAATTGGTCCAGTGCGTTGTGTGCGATGTAAAGCATATATGAGTCCATTTATGCAATTTATTGATGCAGGAAGAAGATTCCAATGCATGTTTTGTAAAGCAACAACTGAAggtacaaatttattttcttagcATATTTTACTTGATACAATTGTTAGTCTTTTTTTGTTTTGAATTTAGTTCCAGCAGAGTATTTCCAACATCTGGATCATACTGGACAACGTATGGATCGTTATGAAAGACCAGAATTAATGTTAGGAACATATGAATATATTGCTACTAAAGATTACTGCAGAGTAAGATATGGATTAAAAGACTATTTTATTGTAACACTTTCTATTACCTTAATcttgaaatattcattttagAACAATGCTTTTCCAAAACCACCAGCTATTGTGTTCGTGATTGATGTATCATACAACACAGTTAAATCTGgtttagttaatttattatgtatGCAAATGAAGTCAATCTTGCGACATTTACCCGTTGACGCTGGTCAATCGAAAACGAACATGAAAGTAGgatttataacgtacaataatACGGTGCACTTTTACAATATTAATTCCTGCCTTGCTCAACCACAAATGATGGTTGTGGGGGACATACAAGACGTTTTTATGCCACTTCTTGATGGATTTTTATGCGATGTCGAAGAAAGCGAATCTGTTATTGATGGTTTAATGACACAAATACCAGCAATGTTTGCAGACACACGTGAAACAGAAACAATTCTTGCACCAGCCATCCAGGCCGGATTAGAAGCATTAAAGGTATCTTTG is drawn from Bombus terrestris chromosome 12, iyBomTerr1.2, whole genome shotgun sequence and contains these coding sequences:
- the LOC100642413 gene encoding protein transport protein Sec24C: MNPQYIQQQQSQQQQQQSQQQPSYFSGPPTSSPYGEVNSNVPSNMLKRPPMNSQLYASQKTMQGPSLTNLHQPQAPYYVNNIQTQGNTQYELSTNNPHIPPPGSQNNIVNQMSNMSLGDQQRPPSVQNFPPPPLPGKSSPTISTPSNVNGFNNLLETSSGSGSTGQTDPGGKSGSAISGQNVQEQKAALKASTPQLTGLPFSGPSTGTTSSHYYAGQTLQSEQAFNAGLSLNQHQPGQMNVTDTSEQSNFPKPPMGQRSTVPPLQGQQNVSSLSLTGQQNLSNPIIPGQTNISEPPLSNQQIHNNMLMQGTHGQQNLIGPPKQNLSNPLSQTQQTLSGPPISTPPLPGQHYSSLQGQQKSGHSFGPSQMNQQNIHPPPIPGQQSGAPPSLTTQQGFNRPPLLGQQNLPNSQMPPPLPGQPMGQMINSGTSLPQSGQRPYTSGPPMQGQHMGNPVGVSRSSPNAMPNYQHTGYQGYNNDMYNAQRGSYPGISPGVTSGYQPGMQPQQSRRLDPEQMPSPIQVIQDDQRVKGGVFLTNQKGLVPPLVTTKFITQDQGNASPRYIRSTMYTVPTTADIIKQTNVPFGLIVSPMARIAEGEYEPPIVDMGEIGPVRCVRCKAYMSPFMQFIDAGRRFQCMFCKATTEVPAEYFQHLDHTGQRMDRYERPELMLGTYEYIATKDYCRNNAFPKPPAIVFVIDVSYNTVKSGLVNLLCMQMKSILRHLPVDAGQSKTNMKVGFITYNNTVHFYNINSCLAQPQMMVVGDIQDVFMPLLDGFLCDVEESESVIDGLMTQIPAMFADTRETETILAPAIQAGLEALKASDCSGKLMVFHSSLPIADAPGKLKNRDDRKVLGTEKEKTVLAPQNNVYNNLGQDCVGVGCSVDLFVFNNSYVDLATVGQIARLTGGEVYKYTYFQADIDGDRLVSDVINNISRPIAFDAIMRVRTSTGVRATDFYGHFFMSNTTDMELASVDCNKAIAIEVKHDDKLTDDEGVYIQAALLYTSCSGVRRLRIINLSLKTSSQMAELYRTCDLDAIINYFSKQSVFKLIESTPKTVKDNLISRCANILAAYRKHCASPSNAGQLILPECMKLLPLYINSLLKSDAISGGTDMTIDDRSFVMQAVATMPISISVVYIYPRLLPLHDIDPQDSELPQILRCSIDKFTDDGAYLLENSIHMFLWLGLALSPQWVQAVFGVPSVVQVDTDCTALPVLDTPLNKRITDIINRVRMERHRCMRLTIIRQREKLEMVLRHFLIEDRENDGSPSYVDFLCHMHKEIRTLLSQ
- the LOC110119748 gene encoding uncharacterized protein LOC110119748, translated to MKLFCPSNIYQESWLLLSITKLLGLYPIKFFRIAFPNYLYVSILVALYWFCHWQFLYYIFDMFDKFRSINDTFLLRYVRVYLNVLSYPIIIISSMYKCSKVKEAFEQLDTVDESAKFLNIEIDHSLCMKNDIVRITTAIFVVLTCNLMDYYGLLDNDSSFIYLLIWVIDRLPDFVCVIVICSFTVFMYKIEIRFIQINTILNIITKGKHFISISEMSDMNNVSRYRLLKWLRFELHKTMSLLNEAYSFRFKLMTIIYIGYICLHVCIIYNHTFNTFYAPDVILSFTWSTIDLIKLVYLIHIYGNLTLEVI
- the LOC100642531 gene encoding steroid receptor RNA activator 1 isoform X2, with protein sequence MQKVLLGHDPGWNDPPKWIYCTGQSSTTPTKRVLNKRVAFPMGSIQAVDKQSSINKPLNMPPHVQGRTDQLTAPHPPLLCPSNKNVEGKNIVIDKEEALNNVLKNLETVISEHILENGRIKEVKKRLDILKTVWLEDKLNNVIYKNVLDLSTALREGNIKKADEIHVSLMMEHASLCSAWMPGIRHIILELETKMKNSNVTQSQGPELHLLSTGENK
- the LOC100642531 gene encoding steroid receptor RNA activator 1 isoform X1; the protein is MSEKETNQNRSMQKVLLGHDPGWNDPPKWIYCTGQSSTTPTKRVLNKRVAFPMGSIQAVDKQSSINKPLNMPPHVQGRTDQLTAPHPPLLCPSNKNVEGKNIVIDKEEALNNVLKNLETVISEHILENGRIKEVKKRLDILKTVWLEDKLNNVIYKNVLDLSTALREGNIKKADEIHVSLMMEHASLCSAWMPGIRHIILELETKMKNSNVTQSQGPELHLLSTGENK
- the LOC100642531 gene encoding steroid receptor RNA activator 1 isoform X3 produces the protein MSEKETNQNRSMQKVLLGHDPGWNDPPKWIYCTGQSSTTPTKRVLNKRGRTDQLTAPHPPLLCPSNKNVEGKNIVIDKEEALNNVLKNLETVISEHILENGRIKEVKKRLDILKTVWLEDKLNNVIYKNVLDLSTALREGNIKKADEIHVSLMMEHASLCSAWMPGIRHIILELETKMKNSNVTQSQGPELHLLSTGENK